The following are encoded in a window of Magnolia sinica isolate HGM2019 chromosome 11, MsV1, whole genome shotgun sequence genomic DNA:
- the LOC131218704 gene encoding uncharacterized protein LOC131218704 isoform X1, producing the protein MTPTPSLKIQSRNPNLSLSLSLSLSLMALLLGDDGRGYELARKLEACGVWRSWLGESSYTTFLHFLSSPSSWDSLFNGSSRSQLHLQLRARALLYDKASVSLFLRSSSSPSAAPSKLNPAYLQLHGDDVYFSLEDESQDGANQENVVPSSSVQSKTQSRAAFGLGKLSEHSFDRASGVGSRYGEPEVENVLPVTWYDQYAEKHRTSRQQRLPSGDKEPLKRTPEGMSSYLRLLEKHKRRRQAFKDDQYMGFANPSWGNGSHIHPNAVSDANNAIEDETSFFPEIMFPSDCIPDSALPRSRQEDNQKLEFYSVLDNLPHVTSRSAAMIERFGVMPDYLRMGLGRSNRGKNGPEGNRKSLSQEQASQMTQKVLARVLANVGIEGATEVSMEVLSQFLSCHISKLGRILKVLTDSYRKQCSATELIKMFLQTVGYGNLGALSDQLMDGSKVFSHQTQQHVRGPQSQHQNTLLQAQQMQRHMSPQLHMFHPQNLALQQQQQWNKLQRRQPSTPRSAAGLTSEKDRPVVEVKIENTSELPIDGTFSAINRQQFQLRQQQMPMVNSHAQSSHQFKQLTSLQIPQLQTQSMFSVRTPPVKVEGFQELMGGDATSKHDSEEHKLTSPSK; encoded by the exons ATGACCCCAACCCCCTCTCTGAAGATCCAGAGCCGaaacccaaatctctctctctctctctctctctctctctctctcatggcgcTGTTGCTGGGAGACGACGGGCGCGGCTACGAGCTGGCTCGGAAGCTGGAAGCCTGCGGCGTGTGGCGGTCGTGGCTGGGAGAATCGAGCTACACGACCTTCCTCCATTTCCTATCATCTCCTTCTTCCTGGGATTCCTTGTTCAACGGAAGCAGCAgatctcagctccacctccagCTCAGGGCAAGAGCTCTCCTCTACGACAAAGCGTCCGTCTCTCTCTTCCTCCgctcttcttcctctccctccGCCGCTCCTTCCAAACTCAACCCAGCTT ATCTGCAGTTACATGGCGACGATGTGTATTTTTCCTTGGAAGATGAGTCACAAGATGGGGCGAATCAAGAAAATGTTGTTCCGTCTAGTTCGGTACAATCTAAG ACACAATCCAGAGCAGCATTTGGTCTTGGTAAACTGAGCGAACATTCTTTTGATCGAGCTTCTGGTGTCGGGTCTAGATATGGTGAACCTGAGGTTGAAAATGTATTGCCAGTGACATGGTATGACCAATATGCCGAAAAGCATAGAACTAGCAGACAACAAAGACTCCCATCTGGGGACAAAGAACCACTCAAGCGGACACCTGAGGGAATGTCCTCATACCTTCGACTTCTTGAGAAACATAAGAGAAGGCGACAAGCATTCAAGGATGATCAGTACATGGGATTTGCCAATCCCAGTTGGGGAAATGGATCCCATATTCATCCAAATGCTGTTTCAGATGCAAATAATGCAATTGAGGATGAAACTTCTTTCTTCCCGGAAATTATGTTCCCATCTGACTGCATACCCGATAGCGCGCTCCCTCGCAGTAGGCAGGAAGACAATCAGAAATTAGAGTTTTACAGTGTTCTTGATAATTTACCCCATGTTACAAGCCGGAGTGCTGCAATGATTGAGAGGTTTGGTGTAATGCCGGATTACCTTAGGATGGGATTGGGGAGAAGTAACAGAGGAAAGAATGGGCCTGAAGGGAACAGGAAATCTCTTAGCCAAGAGCAAGCATCTCAGATGACTCAAAAGGTACTAGCTCGTGTGCTGGCGAACGTTGGCATCGAAGGTGCAACTGAAGTTTCTATGGAAGTGCTTTCTCAATTTCTCAGCTGTCATATCAGTAAACTAGGCCGAATATTGAAAGTCCTCACTGATAGTTACAGAAAACAATGTTCAGCCACAGAACTTATTAAAATGTTCCTGCAAACAGTGGGATATGG GAATCTTGGGGCCTTATCAGATCAACTGATGGATGGTAGCAAGGTTTTCTCTCACCAAACACAACAACATGTACGGGGACCTCAATCACAGCATCAGAATACACTCCTACAAGCCCAGCAA ATGCAAAGACATATGTCGCCTCAACTGCATATGTTTCATCCCCAGAACTTGGctttgcagcagcagcagcagtggaATAAACTGCAACGGCGCCAACCATCCACTCCTCGAAGTGCTGCCGGTTTGACTTCCGAGAAGGACAGGCCCGTGGTGGAAGTCAAGATTGAAAACACATCAGAATTGCCAATAGATGGTACATTCAGTGCCATTAATAGACAACAATTTCAGCTTAGGCAACAGCAGATGCCCATGGTCAACTCCCATGCTCAATCTAGCCATCAGTTCAAACAGTTGACATCTCTGCAAATTCCTCAACTCCAGACACA AAGCATGTTCAGTGTGAGGACACCACCAGTGAAGGTAGAGGGCTTCCAAGAATTGATGGGTGGGGATGCAACGTCAAAGCATGATTCAGAGGAGCACAAGTTAACCTCCCCTTCGAAATAG
- the LOC131218704 gene encoding uncharacterized protein LOC131218704 isoform X2 encodes MIWKEDRCEAYLHQRRCEASFYPHNHILLSTIETQSRAAFGLGKLSEHSFDRASGVGSRYGEPEVENVLPVTWYDQYAEKHRTSRQQRLPSGDKEPLKRTPEGMSSYLRLLEKHKRRRQAFKDDQYMGFANPSWGNGSHIHPNAVSDANNAIEDETSFFPEIMFPSDCIPDSALPRSRQEDNQKLEFYSVLDNLPHVTSRSAAMIERFGVMPDYLRMGLGRSNRGKNGPEGNRKSLSQEQASQMTQKVLARVLANVGIEGATEVSMEVLSQFLSCHISKLGRILKVLTDSYRKQCSATELIKMFLQTVGYGNLGALSDQLMDGSKVFSHQTQQHVRGPQSQHQNTLLQAQQMQRHMSPQLHMFHPQNLALQQQQQWNKLQRRQPSTPRSAAGLTSEKDRPVVEVKIENTSELPIDGTFSAINRQQFQLRQQQMPMVNSHAQSSHQFKQLTSLQIPQLQTQSMFSVRTPPVKVEGFQELMGGDATSKHDSEEHKLTSPSK; translated from the exons ATGATTTGGAAAGAAGATCGGTGTGAAGcttatcttcatcaacggaggtgtgaGGCTTCCTTCTACCCCCACAATCACATTCTTTTATCAACAATCGAG ACACAATCCAGAGCAGCATTTGGTCTTGGTAAACTGAGCGAACATTCTTTTGATCGAGCTTCTGGTGTCGGGTCTAGATATGGTGAACCTGAGGTTGAAAATGTATTGCCAGTGACATGGTATGACCAATATGCCGAAAAGCATAGAACTAGCAGACAACAAAGACTCCCATCTGGGGACAAAGAACCACTCAAGCGGACACCTGAGGGAATGTCCTCATACCTTCGACTTCTTGAGAAACATAAGAGAAGGCGACAAGCATTCAAGGATGATCAGTACATGGGATTTGCCAATCCCAGTTGGGGAAATGGATCCCATATTCATCCAAATGCTGTTTCAGATGCAAATAATGCAATTGAGGATGAAACTTCTTTCTTCCCGGAAATTATGTTCCCATCTGACTGCATACCCGATAGCGCGCTCCCTCGCAGTAGGCAGGAAGACAATCAGAAATTAGAGTTTTACAGTGTTCTTGATAATTTACCCCATGTTACAAGCCGGAGTGCTGCAATGATTGAGAGGTTTGGTGTAATGCCGGATTACCTTAGGATGGGATTGGGGAGAAGTAACAGAGGAAAGAATGGGCCTGAAGGGAACAGGAAATCTCTTAGCCAAGAGCAAGCATCTCAGATGACTCAAAAGGTACTAGCTCGTGTGCTGGCGAACGTTGGCATCGAAGGTGCAACTGAAGTTTCTATGGAAGTGCTTTCTCAATTTCTCAGCTGTCATATCAGTAAACTAGGCCGAATATTGAAAGTCCTCACTGATAGTTACAGAAAACAATGTTCAGCCACAGAACTTATTAAAATGTTCCTGCAAACAGTGGGATATGG GAATCTTGGGGCCTTATCAGATCAACTGATGGATGGTAGCAAGGTTTTCTCTCACCAAACACAACAACATGTACGGGGACCTCAATCACAGCATCAGAATACACTCCTACAAGCCCAGCAA ATGCAAAGACATATGTCGCCTCAACTGCATATGTTTCATCCCCAGAACTTGGctttgcagcagcagcagcagtggaATAAACTGCAACGGCGCCAACCATCCACTCCTCGAAGTGCTGCCGGTTTGACTTCCGAGAAGGACAGGCCCGTGGTGGAAGTCAAGATTGAAAACACATCAGAATTGCCAATAGATGGTACATTCAGTGCCATTAATAGACAACAATTTCAGCTTAGGCAACAGCAGATGCCCATGGTCAACTCCCATGCTCAATCTAGCCATCAGTTCAAACAGTTGACATCTCTGCAAATTCCTCAACTCCAGACACA AAGCATGTTCAGTGTGAGGACACCACCAGTGAAGGTAGAGGGCTTCCAAGAATTGATGGGTGGGGATGCAACGTCAAAGCATGATTCAGAGGAGCACAAGTTAACCTCCCCTTCGAAATAG
- the LOC131218703 gene encoding pentatricopeptide repeat-containing protein At5g65560, whose protein sequence is MHGFLPGVRSSTMIRSTATINPGQPIILLLLHLTPFKAPFLLLSPKKPSSSLASLSQNLTIDTKPSSINNQILSILSRPGWQKNPSLREIAPSLTPSLVSALFNPPLDAKTALDFFDWIGRRPGYRHNAQSHASLLILLIRSRFLSAAEKIRISMIKSCASAADMCFVVDFVRRMNREGIDDFKFKLTLRCYNMLLMSLSRFMMIDVMKDVFSEVLADRIAPNIYTYNTMINVHCKEANLVEARLYLSYVLRDGLVPDTFTYTSFILGHCRSGDLDGAYRVFWLMPQKGCQRNEVSYTVLIHGLCEGGRIDEAFVLYSQMGDDGCRPTVRTYTVLIAGLCGLGRRCEAFDLFREMLDKGCEPNVHTYTVLIDSLCKENELEDAEGMLNEMLEKGLVPNVVTYNALIDGYCKEGKVDSAFAVLGSMELNGCEPNARTYNELICGFCNDRKVHKAMGLLNKMFERGLLPSLVTYNSLIHGQCKEGHIGSAFRLLDLMVGNGLVADQWTYSTLIDALCKDGRIEEAHALFDSLTEKKLKANDVIYTALIDGNCKAGNIDRAHLLFEKMADEGCLPNSHAYNALMDGLCKERKIHEASALLNKMVEMGVEPTAFTYTILIDDMLKGGDSDHAYRIFEQMVSSGCRPDACTYTAFIRAYCSEGKLEEAESLMVKMNTEGVHPDLVTYTTLIDGCGNMGLIERAFDVFKRLTDSGCEPNRQTYSIMVKHLFYEKGFKKLSDGISADSAADGSSIDTVDVWKVLNIETALKLLEKMTEHGCTPNANTYDALTAGFCKEGRLEEAQLLVRHMNEKGISPNEDIYTSLVNCCCKLGKHGEALALVDVMFECGHLPHLESYRLLVCGFCDEGNVERAKIAFCSLLRCGYNCDEVAWTILIDGLLKKGHVDRCSEMLDILEKNGCQPSSQTYDLLIKELPVEKNCS, encoded by the coding sequence ATGCATGGATTCCTCCCCGGCGTCCGATCCTCGACAATGATAAGATCGACGGCCACGATTAATCCAGGTCAGCccatcatcctcctcctcctccatcTCACCCCCTTCAAAGCCCCTTTCCTCCTCCTCTCCCCCAAAAAACCCTCTTCTTCCCTCGCCTCTCTCTCCCAAAACCTAACCATAGATACGAAACCCTCCTCTATAAATAACCAAATCCTCTCCATCCTCTCCCGCCCTGGCTGGCAGAAGAACCCCTCCCTCAGAGAGATCGCCCCTTCTCTAACCCCATCTCTCGTTTCTGCCCTTTTCAATCCTCCTCTCGACGCCAAAACCGCCCTCGATTTCTTCGACTGGATCGGCCGTCGCCCCGGCTACCGCCACAACGCACAGTCCCACGCCTCCCTCCTCATTCTCCTCATCCGGTCGCGGTTCCTGTCCGCTGCTGAAAAGATCAGGATCTCTATGATCAAATCCTGCGCGTCCGCCGCTGATATGTGCTTCGTAGTGGATTTCGTCCGGAGGATGAATCGAGAAGGTATTGATGATTTTAAATTCAAACTGACGCTTAGATGCTACAACATGTTGTTGATGTCATTGTCAAGGTTCATGATGATCGATGTGATGAAGGACGTTTTTTCAGAGGTTTTGGCCGACAGGATTGCTCCAAATATTTATACGTATAATACGATGATTAATGTGCATTGCAAGGAAGCAAATCTTGTCGAGGCGAGGTTGTATTTGAGCTATGTTTTGCGCGATGGTTTGGTGCCGGATACGTTTACGTACACGTCTTTCATCTTGGGGCATTGTCGGAGTGGCGATTTGGATGGTGCGTATCGGGTCTTTTGGTTGATGCCACAAAAGGGTTGTCAGAGGAATGAGGTTTCGTATACGGTGCTTATACATGGGTTGTGTGAGGGCGGGCGGATAGATGAGGCTTTTGTTTTGTATTCTCAAATGGGTGATGATGGATGTCGCCCGACTGTCCGCACGTACACTGTTCTTATAGCGGGTCTTTGCGGGCTGGGGAGGCGATGTGAGGCATTTGATTTGTTTCGGGAGATGTTGGATAAGGGTTGTGAGCCGAATGTGCATACGTACACAGTGCTTATCGATAGTTTGTGCAAGGAGAATGAgcttgaagatgctgagggaATGTTGAATGAGATGTTGGAGAAGGGTTTGGTCCCCAATGTGGTTACTTACAATGCTTTGATTGATGGGTATTGCAAGGAGGGAAAGGTGGATTCTGCATTTGCAGTTTTGGGCTCGATGGAATTGAACGGATGTGAACCTAATGCTCGCACTTATAACGAGTTGATATGTGGGTTTTGTAATGACAGGAAAGTACACAAGGCAATGGGGCTATTGAATAAGATGTTTGAGCGAGGTTTATTGCCGAGTTTGGTTACGTATAACTCGTTAATTCATGGGCAATGTAAGGAGGGTCATATAGGTAGTGCTTTTAGGTTGCTTGATTTGATGGTTGGAAATGGTTTGGTTGCTGACCAATGGACTTACTCTACTTTAATAGATGCCCTTTGCAAAGACGGGAGGATTGAAGAAGCTCATGCTCTCTTTGATTCTCTCACTGAGAAAAAATTGAAGGCAAATGACGTGATATATACTGCTTTGATTGATGGGAACTGCAAGGCTGGGAATATTGATAGAGCTCATTTGCTGTTTGAGAAAATGGCTGATGAGGGTTGCTTGCCAAACTCTCATGCTTACAATGCATTGATGGATGGCCTGtgcaaagaaagaaaaattcatgAAGCTTCAGCTTTGCTAAAcaaaatggtggagatgggagtggAGCCCACTGCTTTCACTTATACGATTCTCATTGATGACATGTTGAAAGGAGGTGATTCCGACCACGCTTATAGAATTTTTGAGCAAATGGTTTCTTCAGGATGTCGGCCTGATGCTTGCACTTACACTGCCTTCATTCGCGCATATTGCAGTGAAGGAAAGTTAGAGGAAGCGGAGAGTTTGATGGTTAAAATGAATACAGAAGGGGTTCACCCAGATTTGGTAACTTATACCACATTGATAGATGGGTGTGGAAATATGGGATTGATTGAACGTGCTTTTGATGTTTTCAAGCGATTAACGGATTCAGGATGTGAGCCTAATCGTCAAACATATTCCATTATGGTTAAGCATCTCTTCTATGAAAAGGGGTTCAAGAAATTAAGTGATGGGATAAGTGCCGATTCTGCTGCAGATGGCTCCTCTATAGATACTGTTGATGTGTGGAAGGTTTTGAATATAGAGACCGCGTTAAAGCTGTTGGAGAAAATGACTGAACATGGTTGCACTCCTAATGCCAACACTTATGATGCCCTCACAGCAGGATTCTGCAAAGAGGGGAGGTTGGAAGAAGCTCAACTGTTGGTTCGTCATATGAACGAAAAAGGAATATCTCCCAATGAGGATATCTACACCTCACTTGTTAATTGTTGCTGCAAGTTGGGAAAGCATGGGGAAGCATTAGCATTGGTGGATGTAATGTTTGAATGTGGTCATCTGCCGCATTTGGAATCATACAGGCTACTTGTCTGTGGGTTTTGTGATGAAGGAAACGTTGAAAGGGCTAAAATAGCTTTCTGTAGTTTGCTTCGATGTGGATATAATTGTGATGAAGTAGCATGGACAATTCTTATTGATGGTCTTCTTAAAAAGGGCCATGTTGATAGATGCTCTGAGATGTTAGATATCTTGGAGAAAAATGGTTGTCAGCCCAGTTCTCAAACATATGATTTGCTGATCAAGGAACTACCTGTTGAAAAGAATTGTTCATAA